A window of Staphylococcus lloydii genomic DNA:
AGTAGACATAGTTGTCAGTCCATTTCCCATCTTCATAAATAAAACCTTCACGTAAACATTCAAACTTAAAACCTACTTTTTCTAATAAATTTATAGACGGTTCATTATCAATGTTAACGTGTGCTTCGATTCTATGAAATTTCAACGTTTCATAAGCTTGAAAGACTAATTCTGCTACAGCTTCATAACAATAGCCATTTCTCCAATACTGATTATGCATAAAATAACCAATTTCAGCCCATTGAAAATTATCTCTACTCAACGTTTTTATATCTAACATTCCTAAGTGATTATTATTACGGTCAAAAACACCCCAAATATACAAGTCATCTTGTTCAACAGATTTCGTTTGGCGTTCTACCAAGTCATGAAACCAGCCAACCGTGGCATCAGACATATCTATTTGACCTTTATCATGCTTATATTGTGCTGGTAGTCTATCTTTAAAACCTTTTAACCAAGCTTCATAGTC
This region includes:
- a CDS encoding GNAT family N-acetyltransferase — translated: MDELSRLHFTTPRLIIRPLAKNDYEAWLKGFKDRLPAQYKHDKGQIDMSDATVGWFHDLVERQTKSVEQDDLYIWGVFDRNNNHLGMLDIKTLSRDNFQWAEIGYFMHNQYWRNGYCYEAVAELVFQAYETLKFHRIEAHVNIDNEPSINLLEKVGFKFECLREGFIYEDGKWTDNYVYYINTHNNDLNEEA